One Carya illinoinensis cultivar Pawnee chromosome 5, C.illinoinensisPawnee_v1, whole genome shotgun sequence genomic window, ttctaTTGTTAAATCCAGTATGATGTGACATGAAACAATCGCATGGTCCCGCATGCAGTCCCAGCTTTAAACTaccttctttatttatttatttaaaattcggCCTACAACTAGAAACTTTTGATTGTTGCGTTGGGTGGCTTTTCCTACCCGAGAAACCGTTTGACTTTTTAGGCTCCTTTGGATCCTCCCTCCTCCATGGGTTGTCAGGAGGAATGCTCCCGGTTTTCATGGGTACTTTCTATATACGTTGTTGGTGGACGAGAATGAGATGATATAtcctctatatataatattgttggCCGAGGTTGGAATCTCGATTCATAAATTATACCTCGTTTGTTATATAGttcaaataagatgagatgagatgttttgttaaaagttgaataaaatattatcataatataattttttttaaaagtaattttatatataaccgTAAAGTACGTAAACGTCGCGTAatggttttgaaaaagagtagagttcattattaaaaaattaatttttttatgtggatcttatgttttattcacttttttcaaaacgattaagCGATAGTTACACAATTCACAATTGTAAAtatcttatctttttttaatattagttttgttttgaatttgaaaaagttgaattatttattatattttgtatgaaaatttaataaaattataaaaattatatgaggtgaaatgataagaaataatttgattttgtgtAATCAAACCAACTTGGGTGAGGGATAAATCAAGTATTGTCTATGATTTACCTATATATGCACTTCATTTgctaagatttaatttataaggtttaaattttaaattttatctttcaaatcaaattacgCTATGCAAACTTTATTAAGCATGTTATCTATACTGacttatagatatatattttcctGGACTATTTGTGCCATGGGCAACACTGTTTGGCTtgcaataataacaataataataggtAAAATAATATGTAAAGCCCAGTGTCTTGCTTAGAACAGCTTCCTGTGGTTGTCTTTACAAGGTTTAATTTGGGggcccattttttattttcatgggCTGTGTCCAGCAGGAGCATATTATATTGGGCTAACTGACCCAACGCGTTTAAGATAGATCTTGGGCTGTGTCCCGTAGGAGCATAGCCTCTCTCTCTAACACACTGAAAAAGCTAGATTAACTTGGGATCGATGGATCCCATTCATGATGCcacatatatgataaataaaagTGTAACCAAAGACCAAttatatttcttaataaaaaagaaagatcatGCTACAAATAAATCTAACTGGAGAAtgtttcattaataaaataatagctgatataatttgatatggtatgttatattgtaaatttttctattttatacatTCGAGGTATCATAtcgataatttataatttttattttatttatatatataacacttcTCAACCAACTATAAGTGAAACTTTTGTGTTCTTGATTTATGGACCATAAGGAGGATAGGCTTGTCTCAAAAAGCACAACCACATGATCTAACACATTCCTATTATATGCAGATGTTCAAAACCCATAAACATTAACCCCAAAACAAACATATACTCTGCGCaaaataatatactatatacatatatataaaagtatatatatgtatatatatgtatgtaagtgCCAATAATTGAGGTGCTGCTGTGCTATGGGAAACAGTTTTATAATATGAAAaggaatatatgaataaataaaaaaacttggtAGTGGAACGGATGAAGGAAGAAGAGCATATAGAAAGTTGGGTACAGCGAGGCACGTACGTATCTTTGGATCCATTAAAAAGATTGGAAAGCAATGATAAGGGAGAAGATAATTATGGGAACATTAGAAATTCTATTGGAAATTTCTTCAACAGTTAAGCCTTCTGTCCTTTACCCACTTTCCACCTTTCTAGTTGttggtttttttaatcttatttgatATAGCAGTCACTTCACACAAGTGCTTTCTTTACAACTAAGCTTCTCTCTAATGGCttgatctttttcttcttcttcttattgttATTGATTAGTGTTTCCCGTTTACATATCTTTCTTGCGGGATTTGAGGGACGTGACTGCGCAAATCTAGTAAGTTTTTAtcaagaaagagaagaagaagaagcaccaGAAGAGTACTTATTTTTGGTGGAAAAATCTCTCTTGGCTTTGATCTGATTGATTGGATagtcatatttttagattctgGTTCTGAATTTGGCTTCTGGGGTTTGGTTTCAATCCAAATTCTTGATTGTTTAGTGACAAAAAAGACACTTTTCCGGGATATTCATTCATGTCTCAACAAAGGCAAAATAAGATGGTGGTTACAAACAATGGTGACACTACCTATACCAAGATCTTTGTTGGAGGGTTGGCTTGGGAGACTCAAAGGGATACACTGAAACGTTATTTTGAGCAGTTTGGAGAGATTCTAGAGGCTGTTGTGatcattgaaaaaaatacagGAAGATCAAGAGGCTATGGCTTTGTAATCCACCCTACCTTTTAATTGCATATCcttcatatttataaatttatataatgatTTCACAAGTATTTCATGCTTTATTTTGTCCTTCTGATTTCTGATTTCATTATGTTTGTAATTAGGTAACGTTTAAGGATCCCGATTCAGCCAAGAGAGCTTGTCAAAACCATTATCCTGTGATTGATGGAAGAAGAGCCAATTGTAACCTTGCAGTCCTTGGCGCGCGAAACAATTATCCAAGCACTCCTCAACGAGGTTGGAAAATTTTCTGGTTTTTTGCAGATAATTTGTTATATCTTCTGATGTTGGACTCAGATTAAATATTGTGTTTGGTAATGTTAATATGAGGCAGGGAGATTTTTATGTGTACTCTAAAAGTTTTACCTTtttcattaatattatattatgtaatgTACAGATATATTTAATGGTATTGATTATTTCCCACAAAAAAGTTGCAGGAATGGAGAAATCCGGATCATCTTTTAGAACTATGGCACCGGTTCCTTTTCATGGCACCTCTACATATTTCCATCACCACATTCCCCAGTATGCGTTTCCATATTCAACATATGGGTAAACAAAGATTCAAGGGGaaaatttctcattttgttTTTCACAATTAACTTTTTATACATACATTTTTGCTATTCACTGTCTTCTAAATGTTTCCCTTTCAACATTCAGGTGCCCTGATTATCCACAAGATATGTTTGCAAtggtcagtttttttttttacctgaaACCTttgatgattttgaaaatacataGTCATCGAGATTCAAATAGGATAATCGATGTAAATCATTAGGATGTTTATAGCATGGACCCAGTTTGCATCTCAATTCTAACACAAACAAAGACTTAAACCATGCAACTTTTGGCTTATAATCATTAGTGCAGAAACAGAATCATTTTAGTGTGTGGTAACAGCTACTCATTTGAATTTGCTGGTGTTTAATTAATGCAGAACTATTACAATGTGTATGGTGGCCAACATGTACCATCTTCTTATTGCTTTATGCCAACCGGACCTCCCGAAGTCTATGATTACTCCAGAATTACACAACCCCCTTATTTTTTGTCTCAGCAATACCGTGCACTTGGGGGCCTTCAAGTTCCCACTTCAGTTTCTCCAACAAACAGTACTGCCACTGGTTGAGTCTCAATATGCAAAaattcttttattgtatgattgaatctctcttttttcttggaAATACCACATCTTAAGTAACCACTCTTTATGTTTATGAATGCAGCAAAACTGGCCACAGGATCAATTGCTGCAGCAGGAGTGCCAGGAACAGCCTCTGATCAACAGAATTCATCAGCATAATTTTGATGTCAGATAGCCTATATTTTTACAACAGTAGAAGGGTCAACAGATACAGCAAAAAAGATCATATAGAGTTGCAGATACCACATAAAAGAAAGGAAcagtttttcatttttcgttGCCAACATGCCTGATTAGTTGTGGTGCTGGAAAAAGTAACCAACCAAGCATAGGAGACAGTACTAGGTAGTTCATTCAGGGGACTAAGTGATTTGGATTTTGAATCTGCTTCACTTATCATACTAGACTTCCAATTCATTATCCTCTCATTTCTCATATTCTCATTCCACACACATTTTGCAAACAGAAGAAGTTTtaactctttttccctttttctactTGCAAGGGATTACTCTATTTCTCTATGAATTGATCTTGATAGAAACTTGTAGATCCATTTTATATTGTTTCCGTATACTTCTGGACCACATTACCaccattaattttttgttatttaacaGTTCTATATAGTTGGACATTTAAGAAGTAAGTTGAAGGCCAAGATCAGAAGGTGTCTGTGTCCCATTGTTCAATAGAATTCTCCATACGTAAAAGATTCTTTCTGGTCGCTTTCCTTTGATCCCTATTCTTCCTAATCCATCCAACTTTTGGAAATTTCCTTTTGGGATGCGTACTTTTGTTTCAATCCAAGGGTTCCATGGTCAGGATCGTGGCTGTGTAGCCTTCTGTGGTCAAACGCGTGAATACATGTTCAAATGAAAACTTGCTGATAATCTTTGGAGTATATGGACAGTTAATTCCCACCTGCTCCAGAAAGATTCACTCTCTTTCAAAAACAGAACCCAAACCTACTGAGTAACTTGTAGCCATTGATGTCACAAAAAGAAAGCTCTTTTTTAAACTCCAATTTTCTTTAGCTTTGAAAATCATGATTAGCCTGTTTAGGACAAATATTTTCTGTAGACGTTGTTCACATTGAACTGTTCCAAGGTTGGATCCGGCCTCACCGGCATCAAATTCATCTAGATCCTttgctgattttttttcctacaaGCTTTGGCCGCCGCTGACTGGTGGCTAGTGGTACCTGTCACCCCAACCAATGTCGAAGTCAAAGTTTACCCTTTGGTTTGACATGGTGAAAAAAATGCCATGTTGGAATGGGAGGAAGCTTTGACTTCGCCAAGATCATACCTGTTCCaaatttataattctttgaattGGAAGGAAATGTCAAACATGTCTCACTTTAATCTGAAGGGCTACCCGATCAACTCCAAGATCCATCGTTCATGGGTTCAACACCTCTTTGAATTGGGATGCCTATTTTAATGGAGGGAAAGATaaagtggtggtggtggtagcGGGTGGCGGCGGAGGATAGATGTTGTAAGTGTCGAAGTTGGAAGCAGCACCGGTGGTGATAGTGGTTGAGGCAGTAGTGATAGTTATGCTTGTTGAAGGCCTATATTCACTGATCTTTATACTGGCAAAATAACTGTTGATAGCTCAGTGTCTATACTGTTCACGTGAGGGTCTCCATGCAGCAAGCATTTTTTGCTCTTTCTATATGGTTGCCGCTAGGGCTGTCATTATTTTTCAGGCTAACCATGTTGTCCACGGTCTTAGCCTCCATTGCTCAAGCTCCATCCTCGGCACCTGTGCCCTCCGCCAACCATTCTCCATCGATGCCTGATGGTGGTGAGAGCATAAACTTGGAGGAGACTGTGCTAGTATTTAAACAGTAAAAAGTGGAGATTTTCAACCACCCTAGACCCAACAGAGTTGAATATCTTTGCTGCCCCAATCATCTCACTCATTTTCTCTTGTTTGGTTACATaaattatctcaactcatcttatctaatcattacaattttcttaaactcTCATACAAaagacaataaataatttaatttcttcaaatttcaaaacaaaaataatattctaacaatattttatttaactttcaactttcatctcatcttacttcaTCTCATATGTATAACCAAACAATATATTGTTTCAAGTTGAACTAGTTTTCTGAACTTTCTTTGAATCCATAACTTGCATTAGACATCTCACTATTTCTTACCCCGATCATCTTCCCGTGCTACTGAGAAAAAATTGCACGCACAAGCCGTTGTTGAAGACACGCTCTCCAAATTAAGTTGTGAGAGTCAAAGAATGTGCATCCACGTATTTAGAGGTGTACGATTCGATCAAGTTTTTGACATATTTTAAACAGTTCCGCTTCTAAGCGGTCCGACTGTTTATTAGAGAAAATCAGCCCTCCTATCATTATCAGCCATGTCAGAAATCACACAAAAAAGTCTATGGGTGCAGCCACACATGATCAAAAACTTAGTCACACACTCCTACTGTTTGAATCACACAGCCGTTGCCTTCCGAATCCCAACCCACCGAGACCCAGCCATCTCTTCCGCGGAATCCATCTCTTACGTTCGTTTGCACTGCTGCCCAAGATTTCGCACCACCGTCTCTTCTCAACCACACCGATTCTCACCACAATCGCACCACTGTCGCCCACACGGTTGTTCATGGCTGATAATATGGACCTTGGTTTTGATCAGGTATGAGAGAATCCCGTTTTTGGACTGACAATATGGACCTTGGTTTTGGTTTGCCTGGTTAATTTGTGCTGTAAATAGGGTAGGCAACAAGTTTTCCATCACCCTATTGCATATTAAGAGAAAAATCGTCCACTCGATTGGTCTAATTTAGACACACTCGAAACCAAACTTTTTCCCATAGACAGATTCTGACCTCCTAATATGGTGTCAGTTGGAAAATCAAAAGTTTCCCAAATAATGTATGAATCATTCTTATAGAGCACAAAATTATCGGAATCAAGCATAGCAGCTGAAGCTGTAGGTTTAGATgcataagaaattattttattgaataaattgaatgagtttATTTTGATGAGACTTGTCATTAAATGTATTTCTCATACATTTTTTTCTGAAGTTATATTATGATTCTGAAGTGGCGGCGTAGATATGGAAGACGAAGGGGTTGTGTTGCGATTTTGAAGGGGTTGGGTTGTGTTGCAATTTTGAAGAGTATGCAAGCTGCTGCAAAggggaggagggggggggggggggggggggggggcgctgCAAGCTACTGCGAAGGGGCTACAAGATGTTTTCGAAGAGTTACTGAACGATTTCACGCAGGAGAAGGGGAGAAGAGGGGTTTTGTTTCACCCAAGGAAAGGGAAAGGGTGGGTTCTGTTTCGAGTAGGGGCTGTCGAGAAGGATGATTCCGTGTAGTGTGGTTCACAATAATTGTGATGGAAAGCTAACGTGTTTAAAATCTAATGGCAGGCTGTTATAAGGGAAAAATCAGCCAGACCAACTAGAAGGTATTCTCTATTTTAAAACCAAATTGATCTAATTTAGTTTTGGAATTCTAAGAATCAAATACAAACCGATTCATCCAAGAAACcgtaattttcaattttttcggTTTGATTTTCGGGTGTAATtcggttttcatattttttttttaattttaatttttttttgagctaGTTAGTGTTTTTGACCcaaatcattttttctttttttaatcccaAAAATGATAGAGCCcaaaacattattttaaaaaacaccATGCATATAACTAACTAACCAAATAAactaaatcttaaaaaaaaaacacaaacaattGTAAATGCAACCACCAAAATAAAAAGGTTCAACACCAAAGTATATAATAAAAGTTACAGAATAACTAATTACTAACTATttagcttataaaaaaaattacaattacatattatatatatatatatatatataaagtgtacTTTAATACTAGCTAGAGGTGAGTTGATTTTAATCCTGgatttcttttcctctcctGTTTTCCATGTAGGACTCTCCAGTAAATACACCCTTCCAAAAGACAACCATTCACACATTGCATATACCTATTATTATCCAACCTAAAAACATTTTCCAACATACAAGTCAACATGTAAAATACCATTGGCAATGGCACTTCAGTCATCCAAGTAAATGTATTGTTCGTGGCGTAATTACACTTCAACATCTCTGAACTACAACTATTGGAAGAAAAGCTGTTATTTCCCCCCTTTTGTTATTCATCTAAAATTATGGTGGTTATAAGCACCATCCTCGGTGCCGCTCACTTAACCACCACCTCTCCACAGCTGCGGTTGAGGTCATTCCTTTGGAAAGAAAGACTGAATCTAACAGTCTTTATAATTACTAATAAGACAATATAAATACAGGAAACATTCgcccataaaaaataaactaaaataaaataaaatacagtcAAACATTCCTTTCTACACAGGTGATGCAGAAAGTAGAAAGTCTGGCTGTAGTCGCTGTAGCAGAATCCCACAAAAGGGACACAAAGGTTTTGAGGGTACTTCTACCACAGATGACTTGGTAGAAGATTTAAAATCAACATGGTTTCTAGGCATCGAAAATAGAGTCTCAGGCGCCAGTCTGAAAGCCCGTCTATTACAACATATGCAAAACCATAAGGGAGTAGTAGGACAAATCTGCATGGAAACTGCACACCTTGGTAGCGTGTGGCTCTGACCAATACCACTTTCACCCTCTATACCTCGGCAAAAGCCAACTTCTGGTGAATCAAATGGAACTGGCGCTGAACAATAGCTACATTGCTCCACTGCTGCATATTCACTGCATTGAAgtccatttttttttaggaaaagcAAATGATAAGATGATCAACATTATTCATTAGTATGACTCCCACAGCATTTAAAAGTCTTTAGTATATCAGATAAACTGAACTAGCAAAAATAAccgaatatattaataaaattacagGAAGAAGTTTGCAGTGTATAGAACAGACGAAAGGTGTACCTTGTCTCATGCCTTCCAACTTCTGATGCAAGGGCTTTCAGTTGATCCCTTCCATGATCATGATTAAGTGCAACCCACCGCTCCATTTGTGCTAATCCAATAGGATACCAATACCCAGGTCGAGAAGCAGTAGTGGCTCTATGGGACATACGACTTGTAGAAGCAGAAAAGCTAAAACCCAAAAGCCTCTCGCGAAGTTCTCTTTCACTGCTGAAAAGTAACTCCATCCACACGGTCAGTTGCCTCCCTTCAGCACTACTTAATCCTCTCAAGTTCTCTAATTTTCTGTTTATTTGATCGGCCTTCAGCTCCAATAGCATGACACGTCTACAGATTATATTTAGAAGGTGCAGCTGGCGAGAATTAATCTTTGACAAACTTGCAGAGATGCAAG contains:
- the LOC122308827 gene encoding RNA-binding protein 38-like isoform X1, producing the protein MSQQRQNKMVVTNNGDTTYTKIFVGGLAWETQRDTLKRYFEQFGEILEAVVIIEKNTGRSRGYGFVTFKDPDSAKRACQNHYPVIDGRRANCNLAVLGARNNYPSTPQRVAGMEKSGSSFRTMAPVPFHGTSTYFHHHIPQYAFPYSTYGCPDYPQDMFAMNYYNVYGGQHVPSSYCFMPTGPPEVYDYSRITQPPYFLSQQYRALGGLQVPTSVSPTNSTATAKLATGSIAAAGVPGTASDQQNSSA
- the LOC122308827 gene encoding RNA-binding protein 38-like isoform X3; the encoded protein is MSQQRQNKMVVTNNGDTTYTKIFVGGLAWETQRDTLKRYFEQFGEILEAVVIIEKNTGRSRGYGFVTFKDPDSAKRACQNHYPVIDGRRANCNLAVLGARNNYPSTPQRVAGMEKSGSSFRTMAPVPFHGTSTYFHHHIPQYAFPYSTYGCPDYPQDMFAMNYYNVYGGQHVPSSYCFMPTGPPEVYDYSRITQPPYFLSQQYRALGGLQVPTSVSPTNTKLATGSIAAAGVPGTASDQQNSSA
- the LOC122308827 gene encoding RNA-binding protein 38-like isoform X4, which produces MSQQRQNKMVVTNNGDTTYTKIFVGGLAWETQRDTLKRYFEQFGEILEAVVIIEKNTGRSRGYGFVTFKDPDSAKRACQNHYPVIDGRRANCNLAVLGARNNYPSTPQRVAGMEKSGSSFRTMAPVPFHGTSTYFHHHIPQCPDYPQDMFAMNYYNVYGGQHVPSSYCFMPTGPPEVYDYSRITQPPYFLSQQYRALGGLQVPTSVSPTNSTATAKLATGSIAAAGVPGTASDQQNSSA
- the LOC122308827 gene encoding RNA-binding protein 38-like isoform X5; this encodes MSQQRQNKMVVTNNGDTTYTKIFVGGLAWETQRDTLKRYFEQFGEILEAVVIIEKNTGRSRGYGFVTFKDPDSAKRACQNHYPVIDGRRANCNLAVLGARNNYPSTPQRGMEKSGSSFRTMAPVPFHGTSTYFHHHIPQCPDYPQDMFAMNYYNVYGGQHVPSSYCFMPTGPPEVYDYSRITQPPYFLSQQYRALGGLQVPTSVSPTNSTATAKLATGSIAAAGVPGTASDQQNSSA
- the LOC122308827 gene encoding RNA-binding protein 38-like isoform X2: MSQQRQNKMVVTNNGDTTYTKIFVGGLAWETQRDTLKRYFEQFGEILEAVVIIEKNTGRSRGYGFVTFKDPDSAKRACQNHYPVIDGRRANCNLAVLGARNNYPSTPQRGMEKSGSSFRTMAPVPFHGTSTYFHHHIPQYAFPYSTYGCPDYPQDMFAMNYYNVYGGQHVPSSYCFMPTGPPEVYDYSRITQPPYFLSQQYRALGGLQVPTSVSPTNSTATAKLATGSIAAAGVPGTASDQQNSSA